One window of Mucilaginibacter inviolabilis genomic DNA carries:
- a CDS encoding snapalysin family zinc-dependent metalloprotease — MKTTNLLLISLALLAATGCKKNNNNEENVLQKDAVTKETLFADFNCQMKTVTGGPVTESWGPNNKLWTNGRTIKVRFISGEGTTFVRSKVQQYAKSWESSANLTFQFVADNAAADLTVGFKHNGDAGSWAYVGTDGRGQTQSVNFGWFDNNTSDEEFRRTTTHEFGHVLGLQHEQAHPDANIPWNKDAVYAYYEGAPNFWTKDQIDFNVLWVGPRTGSNLLAYDKSSIMHYPVPARFTTNNVAIAANNTTITATDAAYMKKYYPGR; from the coding sequence ATGAAAACTACAAATCTCCTGCTCATCTCCCTGGCCCTGCTGGCCGCCACGGGCTGCAAAAAAAACAACAACAATGAAGAAAATGTACTGCAAAAAGATGCGGTGACAAAAGAAACCCTTTTCGCAGATTTTAACTGTCAAATGAAAACCGTAACGGGCGGCCCGGTTACCGAAAGCTGGGGACCCAACAACAAATTGTGGACCAACGGTCGTACCATTAAAGTGCGCTTTATTAGTGGCGAAGGAACCACATTTGTACGCAGCAAAGTACAGCAATATGCTAAAAGTTGGGAAAGCAGCGCTAATTTAACGTTTCAGTTTGTGGCTGATAATGCGGCTGCCGATCTGACCGTTGGCTTTAAGCACAATGGCGACGCAGGCTCATGGGCCTATGTGGGCACCGACGGTCGTGGCCAAACTCAGTCGGTTAATTTTGGGTGGTTTGATAATAATACTTCCGACGAAGAATTCAGAAGAACCACCACCCATGAATTTGGCCATGTGCTGGGCCTGCAGCATGAGCAGGCACACCCAGATGCCAACATTCCATGGAACAAAGATGCAGTATATGCTTATTATGAAGGTGCCCCTAACTTCTGGACTAAAGATCAAATAGATTTTAATGTATTGTGGGTTGGCCCCAGAACTGGGAGCAACTTGCTGGCCTATGATAAATCATCCATTATGCACTACCCGGTTCCGGCCAGGTTTACAACAAATAATGTAGCCATAGCTGCTAATAACACCACCATTACGGCTACCGATGCAGCCTATATGAAAAAGTATTATCCGGGCAGATAG